The Vicinamibacterales bacterium genomic interval GCTCAGGCCGTAGGTGACCTGCTGCGTGGGCGCGCTGCCGCCGAAGGTCACGCCCAGGTACGGCGTCAGCAGCCAGTCGGCCCGCGCGTCGCGCACCGGGACGGCGGTGAGGGCGGCCGTCAGGATGGAGAGAGCAATCACACGGCTACGCATACGGTTCTCCTCGCTCGAGCGTGGGTGGGCAATGCCCTTCCACATGTGGCGAGCCCCCGCCACACTCACATCCCGCGGCGGCGGCACCACGCCCGCAGTGCAGTGGAGGTTCAAGGCGCGTGCCACGACCGACGGGCCCTGCCGCCTGGAACGCCCCTTGCTCATTCCCGGGCATTCCACGCCCGGCCGCCGACGGCGCGGGCGTTCGACAGGAGGAGGACCCAATGAAGGCACTCGGCGGGATTCTGGTGGTGCTCGGACTCGTGGCGCTCATTTACGGCGGCATCTCGTGGACGCGCAAGGACACGGTGGTCGACGCGGGGCCCATCGAGGTCACGACCGACAAGACCGAGTCGGTACCACTGCCGCCGCTGGCCGGCCTGGCCCTCTTCGCGGGCGGCGTCGTCCTGCTGGTCAGGAAGTGAGGGCGTGATGATGCGACGACTCCTTTTCGCAGCGTTGTGCCTGACCGCCGTTGCGCCGGGCGCCTCGGCGCAGGAGACGGCCACCGTGGTGAAACGCGACGGCACCCACGTCACGGGACGGTTCGAGGCGTGGAACCGCCAGACGAACATCCTCTACCTGCGGCTGTCGCTCGCCGACCAGCGGCGCATCCCGCTGGGCGAGGCCGCCGTGATCGAGGTTGGCGGCGAGCCGCGTGCGCTGCCGGCGAGCGAGCTCGCGCTGGCCGGCGGCGACGATCACGTGCTGGTGCCCCGGGGCGGCGACCCGATCGTCGGGCGGCTCGTGAACATCGAGGGCGGTGAAGGCTCGAGCCAGGAGGAGGAGCGGCGCGTCGTGTCGTTCCGCACCACGGGCGGCACCGAGGTGCGGCGGCCGTTCGACGAGGTCCAGCGCCTCTATCTCGGACACGTGCCCTCCACGCTGACGCCGGTGGCCAACGACACGCCCATCGAGGAGCCGACGCTGGCGCCCGGCGCCGTGCGGGTGCCGGCCACGAGCGGCTGGGTGCCGACGGGCATCGTCGTTTCCAAGGGGGACTACGTGCAGTTCGAGGCGAACGGCGTCGTGCAGCTCTCGTCGAACCCCGAGGATCGCGGCGGCCCGGCAGGCGCCTATTCAGCCCGCCGAGCGCCTGACGCGCCGGCGCCCGGTGAGCCGGCCGGCGCCCTCATCGGCCGGATCGGCACGGGCGTGCCCTTCGGCATCGGCGACCAGACGGCGCCCCTGCCGATCGCCGACGCCGGCCAACTCTTCCTGAGGGTGAACGACGGCCACGAGGCCGACAACGCGGGCGCGTTCGGCGTCTCGATGCGCGTCATCCGCCGGCGCTGATCCGGACCGCGGTCTCCGCGGCCCGGTCCGGCCCCACCGACGAGTCCCGCCACGGCCACACGGGCGGGACTCGTCACGTACGGCCTCGGCGACCGCGCCCGCCCGAGGGCTGGCACCCCCGCTACCCAGATCGGACCGTGGCTTGCCCATCCGTGGGCCGCCAGTGGTCTTGGCGCCCCTTCCAGACCGCCCGCCGGGGGCCGTCCGTCCCGCGAAGCCGCGGCACGCCGGTTGCACTGCGTCGACCACGACGGCTGGCGCCGCGGTGGGTGCGGCCAGCGGCAAGGAGACCGACCATGGCGCACGCGCTCAAGCACGCGGGAGACCCTCTTCACCAGCAGGCTCGCCAGGAGGAGCTCAAGCGCATCCTGGAGGACCGGCGCGATCTGCTCAACACGGAGTTGAGCGGCCGGCTGCGCGGCGTGCGCGCCGAGATCGGTTCGCGCCCGAACGACGGCCAGGACTTCGGCGAGATCGCGGACACGGACATGCAGGACGACATCCAGTTCGCCCTGCTCGAGATGAAGGCCGAGACGCTCAACAAGGTGCACGAGGCGCTCACACGGCTCGAGTACGGACGCTATGGCCATTGCCGCGAGTGCGGCGGCGAGATCGCCGAGGCGCGGCTCCGCGCCCTGCCCTTCGCCCTCCGCTGCACGGACTGCGAGGCCGCGCGCGAAACGACGGACCAGCGGATGCGCGCCCAGGCGCGGCGCGCCCCGCTCTTCGAGATCGGCGCCTGACGCCCTGCCCCCTCACACTTCGAAGGAGCCACGGACATGCGGAAGCGAGTCAACACGGTGAGCGCGCAGTGGGTGCGGCTGATGGGCGCGGCGCGGGAACGCTGGGATCGGCTGACCGACGAGGACCTCCAGGCGGTCCGCGGCAACTCGGAGCGCCTGATCAGCCTGCTGCAGGATCGCTACGGATACGCCCGCGACCAGGCGCTGAGGGAGCTGATCGCCTGGCGCCGCGCCCTCAGCGCCGCCGTGCCGGCCTGAGGGACGTCCTGGCGGGCAGGAAGGGCGCTGGCCGGCCGAACCGCCTGGAGTATCCTCGCCAGCAAGGATGCATCCCGTTCCGTCGGACCCGCCAGAACACTTGTGGCTCGATGCCCGGCTGATGCTCCGGTCCATCGTGGACACGTCGGAAGACGCCATCGTCACCAAGAACACGGATGGCGTGGTGATGACGTGGAACGCGTCGGCCGAGCGGATGTTCGGCTACTCCGCCGCGGAGGCGGTCGGCCGGCACGTCTCGCTCATCATCCCCGAGGATCGACGCGACGAGGAGGTGGACATCATGGCGCGGCTCCGCGCCGGGCTCCTCGTCCGCCGTTTCGAGACCATCCGGCGCCGCCGCGACGGCAGCCTGGTGCACGTCGAGCTCAGCATCTCGCCGATCCGCGACTCGGCAGGCGCGCTCGTCGGCGCCAGCAAGATCGCCCGGGACCTCACCGACCGACGGCGCGCCGAGGCGGCGCTCCTGGCCGAGGAGAGCCGCTTCCGCACGCTGGCCGACAACATCTCGCAGCTCGCCTGGATGGCCGACCCGACGGGATGGATCTTCTGGTACAACCGCCGCTGGTTCGAGTACACGGGCACGACGCTCGACCAGATGCAGGGATGGGGCTGGCGGGCCGTGCACCACGCCGATCACGTGGAGCGCGTGGTGTCGCGGATCCAGCACTCGTGGGACACCGGCGAGCCGTGGGAGGACACCTTCCCGCTGCGCGGCGCCGACGGCGAGTTCCGGTGGTTCCTGTCGCGCGCCCTGCCCATTCGTGACTCCGGCGGCGCGATCGTGCGGTGGTTCGGCACCAACACCGACATCACCGAGCTGCTGCGCCTGGAATCCGAGCTGACCGACGCCAACCGGCGCAAGGACACCTTCCTCGCCATGCTGTCGCACGAGCTCCGCAATCCGCTCGGCGCGATCCGCACGTCGGTCGCGGTGGCCAAGGCCTCGCAGCACGATCCGCGCGCGCTCGGACGCGCGTTGGACGTCGTCCAGCGGCAGTCCGCGCACGTCGCCCGCCTGGTCGGCGACCTGCTCGACGTGAGCCGGATCACGAGCGAGCGGCTCACGCTGCACCTGCAGGAGGCGGACCTGGCCGTCATCGTGCGCGACGCAGTGGACATGATGACGCCGGCCTTCGAATCCGCGGGCGTGGCCCTGTCGGTGGCCGTGCCGGAGGCGCCCGTGCCCGTGCGCGTCGACTCCGCCCGGGTGCAGCAGATGATTGGGAACCTCCTCTCGAACGCCGCGCGCTACACGCCCGCCGGGGGGCAGGCGTGGTTGACGGTGACCTGCGAGGCGGACGCCATTGCCATCGCCGTGCGGGACACGGGCGAGGGCATCGAGCCCGGACGACTCGAGGCGATCTTCGAGCTGTTCGTGCAGGGTGAGCTCGACAGCCGCCGCCACCAGCCGGGACTGGGCATCGGGCTCTCGCTCGTCCGCCACCTCGCCCGGCTGCACGGCGGATCGGCGTGGGCCGAAAGCGAGGGGCCCGGCCGGGGAACGACCGTCAGGATTCGCATGCCCCGGCACGCCGCGCCCGTCGACGGACGAGCTCCGGACGGGGCGGCGCCTGCCGACGACGACGCGCCGGCGGCGACGCCCGCGCCCGTGCGGCGCGTGCTCCTCGTCGACGACGACGTGGACAGCGTCGAGGCCTTCGCCGCGCTCCTGCGGCTCCACGGCCACCACGTGAGCGTGGCCACCTCCGGCGAGGACGCGCTGTCGATCCTGGCGGACGCGGCGCCGCACGTGATCTTCGTCGACATCGGCCTGCCGGGCATCGACGGGTGCGAGACGTGCCGGCGGATGCGGGCGGCCGGCGTGACGTCCGTGATCGCGGCGCTGACCGGCTGGGGGCAGCAGCACGATCGGCGGCGCACGGCCGAGGCCGGTTTCGACCACCACCTCGTCAAGCCCGTGGACCCGGCCGAGGTGCTGGCGCTGGTGCACGAGGACCGGTCGCAGCCGTAGGGCGCCGGGCACCGTTCTTGCCCCTCAGGGCACGGGAAGGCGATTCGGCACGGCCGGATGTCGCCTGGTATCCACGAAGGAGGTTCCCGTGCCCTATCTGAGCAAGTTCATCCACACGGTGTCGGCGGCCAGCCTCGTGCTGGTGGCGGCGGCGCCCGCGGCCCTGGCGGGCGACGCGAACACCGAGACCGAGCGGCTCCAGACGTCGGCGGTGGTGCTGCGCGAGCTCGTCGACACGCCCGACGACGCCATCCCCCAGCACATCCTCGACCGCGCCGAGGCGGTCGTCGTGATCCCCACGCTCGTCAAGGGCGGCTTCATCCTCGGCGCCGAGCACGGCAAGGGCGTGATGAGCGTGCGCGACCGCGCCACCGGCCACTGGAGCCTGCCGTCGTTCGTGCAGATCACGGGCGGCAGCATCGGGTGGCAGATCGGCGTGCAGTCAACCGACCTCGTGCTGCTCGTGATGAACGCCGACGGCGTCGACGATCTCCTGCGCTCCGAGTTCAAGCTCGGGGCGAACGCGTCGGTGGCCGCCGGCCCGGTCGGCCGATCGGCCGAGGCCTCGACCGACGCCACGATGAGCGCGAAGATTCTGGCGTACTCGCGGTCGCAAGGCCTGTTCGCGGGCCTCAGCCTGCAGGGCGCGGCGCTCAGGGACGACGCGGACGCCAACGGCGACTTCTACGGACGCGAGCAGTCTGCGCGCGAGGTCTTCGCGATGCCCACGACACCCGCGCCCCCGGCCGCCACGGCGTGGCTGAGCGCGCTCACGTCCATCGCCCCGTTCTCACGGTGACCGCGCTCGACGCCGGCGCCCGCCCGCGCCCGCGTCCGCGCTTCCACGCCCGCAGCTCACGGCGGCGGGCCTTCAACCCCGAGGACCCGCCGATGCCCGCACCGACCACCATCGAACCGCCGGAGCCGCCAGGCGATGCCCCGCCGCCGGCGCCGCCGGTCGTTCCGCCCGATCACCCGCAGGCGCCCGACGTCCACCGGCCGCCGCCCATCGATCCCGAGCCGGACGATCCCCCCGTGATCGATCCGCCACCGGAGCCGGCGCGGGCCCCGATCCGCACCTGAGGTCCGGGCACTTCGTGATCGTCGGCGGCGATGCACCCCGTGGCTCGCGTCCGCCCCGGGCGGGATCGCGGCTCCCGGGGTCACACCTGGTCGGCGAACAGGCCCGCCACCGCCTCACGGAGACGCGCCGCCTCCCGTGCGTCGACGAGCGTCAGGTTGCTCTCCTCGTTGTGGGCGAACGAGCGGCTGTCGAAGTTCGTCGTGCCCACCGTGAGCCAGTGGCCGTCCACCACCATGACCTTGTGGTGCAGCATGCTGCGGTTGTATTCCAGGATCTCGACGCCCGCCTCCAGCAGCGCGCCGTAGCGGGCGACGCTGTTGTGGCGGGCGAGCCAGTTGTCGTTGCGCCGTCCGGACACCATGACCCGGACCCCGACGCCCCGACGCGCGGCCTCGACGAGCAGGTCGAGGCCCACGTCGTCCGGCACGAAATACGGGTTGGCGATGAGAATCGATCGGCGCGCGCAGGCGATGGCCAGGTAGTACATCGTCTGCACGTTCGAACCGCCGGTTTCGGGCGAGCTGAGAATCACCTGCAGCGCGTGGCGGCCGCGGGCCACGGGGGGCGGATAGCAGGCGCCGCCGTGCACCACTTCGCCGGTGCTCCGCTGCCAGTTGTGCGCGAAGCCGCTTTGCAGCCCGGTCACGGCCGGACCGCTGAACCGCACCATGACGTCGCGCCACTCCCGGGCCGCGCGCCTGGCCGCGCCAGTGATCGGCGATGCCCGCGCCGCCCGTGTACGCCACGAGGCCATCCACGACGAGCGTCTTTCGGTGGGTGCGGTTGTTGAAGCTGCCGAGGGTCCGCCAGCGCAGGGGGTTGTACCAGGCGATGTGGCAGCCGCCCTCCGTGAGCACGGTCAGGATGTCCTCGCCGATGTCGGCGGCCCCAACCGCGTCCAGCAGGATCATCACGCGCACGCCGCTGCCGGCGCGCTCCGCGAGCGCGCGCGCGAACGCCAGGCCGACCTCTCCCGCCCAGTAGATGTAGGCCTCGATGGCGATCGACGCGCGCGCAGCGGCGATGTCGTCGAGCATGCGCGGGTAGAACGCGTCGCCGTTGTGCAGGATCTCCACGCTGTTGCCGGAGAGGAACGGCGACGCCGTGGCGCCGGCCATCGTCGCCAGGAACTCCGGTGAGTCCACCGGCAGGTCGGGGTCGAGGCCGAAGCGGGGGGCTTCGGAGCGAGGCTGGACCAGGCGCGCCAGCGTCGACACGACGGCGGCCACGGCGGCGGCCCCCAGCGCTGGCGCGCGGCCAGCGCCACGGCCAGCGCGGCCCATGGCCACCAGAGCCACAGCAGCCGTCGCACGCGCGCGACCACGCCTGGTCGTCCCGCGGCGGGAGCGCGCGAGGATCCACGCGCCGGGCCTTGTAGCGGCGATGCGCGCGGACCGCGCGCCACATCCGCGGCCGGCTGCGGGGACGCTGGGGGCGCCGGCCGCTCCCAGACGGCGCGGGCCGGCCGCTACTCATGCGGGGCTGCGGTCACGGCGGGGCGCCGCGTGGCGCCGCGCGACGGGGTCGTCGTCATCGTCGGGGTCTCCAGTGCGCGCCGGTGCGGCGCGACCTGGCCACCGCAGGTGCAACGCGTGGGCCAGGGCCTGTCGCGACGGCGCCGGCTGGCACATCAGCTGCAGCACTCGTCCGTGGACCGTCCGTTCGACGGCCAGGGGATGACCGACATGAAGTACGGAGTCGCGTGGCTGCTGGGGGTGCCGGGGTCGATCGTCGCGCTGTGGTTCATCGCGAACCAGATGGGATGCGGTCTGTGATCCGTGGTTCGGGCACCAGCGGAGGGTAGCCGGCTACACATCCTGGGTCTGCCGGTGCGACCGGGCGCCTCGCGTCCGACGAGCGCCGGCGGCCCCACAGCGCCGCGGCCTCGCGCGACGGCGCCGCACCGACGGTCGTACGTGCGGCGCGGGCCGCCCCGCCATGTCGGCGGCGAAGCGGCCCGCGCGTGGACACGCCGGACTCGGCGGACGCGCCAGTCACGGACGCGCCCTGGCCACGGTCAGACGGGATTGCGGCCCTGGATGATGCGAATCAGCATCATCGCGATGGCAGATGACGAGCAGCAGATGGATGAAGCCGCCCATCGTGTAGGAGCTCACCATTCCGAGCAGCCACAGGACGACGAGAAGAATCAGGATCGTGTTCAACATGGGTCCTCCCAGGAATGTCGCAATCGACGCGGCGACGGCCGGCCTACGCGGTGGGTTCGACAGCACGCACCTTGCGCCGGGCCGATTCCACGGCCGCCCGGGCGCGCGACTCCAGCGATTCGGCGGCGGTGTTCACCGTCTCCCCGAGGTTCTCGAGCTGCACGCCCGCCCGCGCCGCCAGCGTCTCGTAGCGATCGGCGATCGCACGGCGCAGCGAGTCGACCGACTCGGCCAGGTCGGAGCGCAGCGCCACGCCGGTCTTTGGCGCCAACAGCAGCGCGAGCCCGGCGCCGACGAGGGCGCCCGAGAGGATGCCGGCGGCGAACCCCGGCCGGCTGTCACGTTCGGTGCGATGCATCACGGTCGTCCTTCCTCTGGAAATGTGAGACTCACGAGTGGCCGGGCGCCCGGCCCGCCCGCCAGCGGCGAAGCAGGCGGCGGGCCCCCGCGGCGGCGCCGGCCGCCAGCAGCGCGCGAGGCGCCGCGACGGTCGACGCCACGAGCCGCACGGCTCCGCTCACGTCGTCGATCACGCGTCCGGCGTGCCGGGCCGCGTCGCCGGCCTCGCTGCTGAACTGCGAGACCGACGTCGCGGCCGCCCGTACGTGCACGAGCGCTTCGTCGAGCCTGAGGTGCAGCTCCGCCGATTCCGCCCTGAGCGATGCCTGCAGCCGGCGCATCGTGATCCACGTCGCGACGCATGCGGCGACGACGACCATGGTCTGCACGGAAGCGGCCACGGCGATGGCAAGCAGGGCGGACTCGGTGAGGTTCTCCGGCATTGGCGTGCGCTCGGCGCGACAAGGAGCAGAGTTCGTGCCAGGGGAAAGGCGGGTCCGACACTTGCAGGTAGGTAACGCGTTACCCACTTCCGGAGTCCGACCACTCACGCGAGCACTAAGATATGAACGAGATGCACGACGAGTTGACGAGCAGGCGACGGGCGTGGCCCGGCGCGACGACGGCCGGCCAGGAGGCGCCGCGATGACGGGCCGGGTGGCGGTCGTCGACGACGATCGCGCGTTCACCGAGTACCTGGCGACCTGGCTGGGATCGCGCGGCCTGGCCGTGGACGTGTTCCACAGCGGCACCTCGCTGCTCGAGCGCCTGCGCGCGGGCGCCGCGCCCCACGTCGTGCTGCTCGACGTGGCCATGCCCGATCTGAACGGCCTCGACACGCTCCGCGCGATCCGGCAGTCGAACCCGGCGGCGCAGGTGATCATGCTGTCGGGCCGCAACGCGCCCGCGACCGTGATCGAGGCGGTGCGGCGCGGCGCCGCCGACTACGTCCTCAAGCCTGACGATCCTGATGGCGTGGGCGAAGCCGCGCTCGAATCCGCCATCAACAAAGCCCTCGAGCGCGAGGCGCTGGCGAGCGAGGTGGCGCGCCTGAGCGCCCTCAGGCGCGAGGATCCGACCGGCGTGCAGCCGTGCTGGGGTGCCGGGCCCGCCATGCAGCACGTGATGACCATGGTGGAGCGCGTGGCGGACAGCGACGTCAGCGTCCTCCTGCGCGGCGAAAGCGGCGTCGGGAAGGAAGTGATCGCCCGGGAGCTGCACCGCCGGTCGCCACGCCGCGCCCAGGACTACGTGAAGGTCAACTGCGCCGCGCTCCCGGCCGACCTCCTCGAGAGCGAGCTCTTCGGCTACGAGCGCGGCGCGTTCACGGGCGCCGGTGCGACGCGCATCGGCAAGTTCGAGGCCGCGCACAACGGGACGATCGTGCTGGACGAGATCGGCGAGATGCCGCCCGGCCTGCAGGCCAAGCTGCTGCACGTGCTGCAGGATCGCGCCTTCACGCGCCTCGGCAGCAACCGTCCCATCGAGGTGGACGTGCGCGTCATCTCGGCCACCAACCGCGACCTCGAGGCCATGATGCGCGCGGGGACGTTCCGCGAGGACCTCTACTATCGGCTTCAGGTGATCGAGCTGCGCATCCCGCCGCTGCGGGAACGGCGCGACGAGATCGCGCCCCTCGTCGAGTTCTTCATGGCGAAGTACGCGAGCGTGTACGGACGTCCGCCCGTCCGTCCGTCGGCGACGCTGCTGCACGCGCTCCAGCAGTACTCGTGGCCCGGCAACATCCGGGAGCTCGAGAACATGATGAAGCGCCTCGTGGTCCTGCAGGAGGAGCCGCTCATCCTCGCAGAGCTCGATCGGCTCGGCGCCACCGGCGCCCACGTCGTGGCCGCGCCCCCGCCCGCGCCGCCCGCCGACCCTCCGCCCGGCCCGCCCGCCGACGCCTCGACGCTGCCGCCGCCGGCGGTCCCCGCCTCGCCCCTGGCCGTCGATCCGCCGCCGGCGCCCGAGCCGGGCTCCACGCTGCCGCCCGCCCCCGTGCCGCCACCGACTGCCGCGAACGCTCCAGCGGCGCCAGACGTCGACGCCGGCGCGGCAGGCGCGCAGCCCGCGGCGGAGCCAGAACCCGCCCAGCCGGCGCCGGTCGGGCTCCACGCCGTGGCGAAGGCGGCCGCCCAGAAAGCCGAACGCCAGGCGATCCTCGAGGCCCTCGCGCGCTTCCGCTGGAACCGCCGCAAGGTGGCCGACCATCTCGACGTCAGCTACAAGACGCTCCTGACGAAGATGAAGGAGTGCGGCATCTCCGAGCCGGCGCCTGGTCCGTGACGGAGGGCACGACGACGCGGCGCCGCCCCTGAGGCATTCGCGTGACGATGCGGACGGCATCACCTTTGCGGCAGGGAGCGCCATGAACGACCTCGACCGCGTGCTCGACACGCTGCTGCACGACGTGCGGAGCCCGCTCGGCGTGGCAGGCGGCTACCTGCGCCTGATGCGCGAGCAGCGCTTGCAGGATGCCGAGGCGCTCGATCGCGCCATCGGCAAGACCCAGGATGCGCTGCGCGCCATCACGACGCTCTGCGCGGACGCCGCCGGCTGGCTCACGCCGCTGCCCGACGCCGAGGCCGCCACGGTCGAGACGTCCGCTTTCGCCGCGCGCGTGGCGGAGTCGGCGGGTGCGAGGGGCGTGACCGTGGATGTCTCCGCCGTGGCGTCAGGCGCCGTCCGGCTCGACGCCGCCGGCCAGACCGTGGCCGACGCCGTAGGCTCGCTCCTGGCCGCGCTGGCACGCGCCACCGAGGGCGCCTGTTCGGCAACGACCGAGGGCGGAACGCTGCAGTTCCGGGTGGACGCGCCCGGCCGGCCGCCGCGCGACGGCGCCTATGTGTTCGATCCGTGGGAGTTCCCGGGGCTCGCCCCCGCGCTGGCCTGCCGAACCATCCTGGCGGCAGCCGGGCGGGTCGACGGCGGCCCGCAGGCGTCGCAGGTGGTGCGCGTGTCGTTCCCGTGCGAAGCGAAGGCGCCGGAGGGCGACGATGCCTCCGGTCCCGGGTCCGACGTTCGCTGAAGCCGTCCGTCGCGCCGCGTCACGCCGGTGTCGTGGCCCCAGGGGCGGCGTGGCGTGTGCGGCGCTAGCCAGCGGCGCGCGTCCGGACGCCGCCGCCCAGGCGCGCGCGCGTCTCGGCGAGGGCCGCGGCGATGTCCCGCAAATCGGCCTCGTTGTCGATGCGTCGCCGTGCGTCGGCGGCGATCCGCTCCGCGTGATCGATCAGGGTCCGGTGCCGCGCCGGAGGCACGGTGACCGCGAGCTGTCCCAGCGCGTCGAGCAGCGCCAGGACCACCAGCCGGCTGCCGGCGCCGTAGGCCCGCAGGCCGTTGAAGACGAGGCCGGCGAAGTCGTCGAACTCGCGCTCGCGCACGACGACGCGCGCGCGCCCCGTGGCGTCGCGGATGACGCGGTCCGGCACCGGCTGCGCGCCCACGGCGGCAAGAGCCGCCGTGCACTGGTGCAGGCAGGAGAGGCTCGTGATCGGATCGTTGATGCCCGGCGACAGGGCCCGGATGCCGATCTCGATCAGCTGATCGAACTGGAACGCCAGATCCTGGACGGGCGTGCGCGCCTCGCCCACCGCAATCGCCCCCGTCAGGGCGTCGGCGATCCGGCGGCCGTCGGACGACGGCCAGCCCCCGGGGCGGCGCACGCGGGCCAGCGGAACGCCCGGGAACACGAAGTCCCCGGCCCGGCAGGCCACGCGGACCTCGACGTCGTGCGCGCATGCGGCGGCCAGGAGCGCGCCGTCGTCCACGAACTGGACGTAGCCCTTACGCGCGGCGGCCACGACGAAGTCGTCGACCGCCGTCACGTCCGGAAGGATGGTGGCGTCATGCTGATCCTGACGCTCCCGGGACCGGCGGGCGACGGACCTGTCGAGTTCGGCGGCCACCGACGCGATGGCCACCGGGGCCTGGATCGCGCGTGCCACGTGATGGAGGAAGTAGATGAGCACGCCGAGGCCGACCAGCGCGAGCACGAACGCGACCGACACGGTGAGGCGCGGGACGAAACGCGTGCCGGCGGCGTCGTCGACGGCGCCGAGCCCCACGAGGCAGTACGCGAAGGTGCCGATGAAGACGCCGAGGGCCAGCTTCGTGCCGCGATCGGCCATGAAGACGCGCATCACGCGTGGGCCCAGCTGGTTCGACGCCAGCGTCAGGGCGACCATCGTGGTGGAGAACACGAGCGCCGCAATCGTGATCATGGCGCCGGCAATGGCGCTCAACGCCGTCCGCGCGCCTGACGGACTCCCGCCGAACAGGAATCGCGCGGTGTCGGGGGCCTGGATGACCTCCGGCCACGCGGTGTCCGCGGAAATGGCGAGGAGGGCGCCGGCGATGCTGGCCACCGTGATCAGCACCGGCCAGAGCCAGAAGCTGGTGGTGACCTGCTCCCAGAGGAGGCGGAGGAACCCCCTCACGCCGGCGGACCCTCCGCCGCGGACGACGAGACGTGCAGGACGGCAAGCACTGGGGGCGTGCCTCGAAAATCGACCGGTGCCGGGCTACCCGGCCGCCGACGGGCGGGCCGTGCGGCTGATCCACTCGTCGTACTGACGCTGGGCCTCGTCACGCTCGATGCCGTAGCGCTCCTGGATGCGGCCCACGAGCTGCTCCGACGCGCCCTCGATCTGGTCCACGTCGTCGTTGGTCAGGCGGCCCCACTGTTCACGGACCTTCCCCTTCAGCTGCTTCCACTGCCCCTTCAGGGTATCTTCGTTCATACGGTCTCCTCTGTTGGTGTGTGCAGACGGCACTCCCAGAGGAGAAAAGCAGGAGGCGTGCCGGACTCGCCGCCGTGACGCGCCATCGGTCCGCCCCGCGCGCGGACGGCGGAACACAGCGACGTGGCCGGTCGCTAGCTGGCCGGCCCGGCGAGCCGGCGGATCTCGGCGACGAGGTCGTCCGGGTCGCACGGCTTCACGATCAGGCTGTCGAACCCGTCGGCCTGGGCGTCGCCGAGGTGCAGGCGCGCGTGGCCCGTCACGGCGATGAGGGGGATGTGCCGCGTGGCCGGATCGCCCTTGAGCGCCCGCGCCACCTCGGCCCCTGTCAGGCCCGGCATCTGGAGATCCATCACCACCACGTCGGGCTTGAGCGCCGTGGCCTTCTCGAGACCGGCCCGCCCGTCCGCGGCCGTGACGACGGTGAAGCCAGCGGCGCCCAGGAACATCTCCCAGACCTCCACGGCATCGGCGAAGTCGTCGACGAGCAGCACGGTCACGAGACAGCCTCGACGGGCACGGCCCTCAGCATACGACGGGGCGGTCAGTCCCGCGCCGGAACGACGGCCGCCGGCCAGGTCAGGACGAACGTCGTGCCGACGCCCTCCTCCGATTCCACGCGGACCGCGCCGCCCATCGCGTCCATGCATTCGCGCACGATCGAAAGCCCCAGTCCCAGGCCCTGGGTGCCGAGCTCGTCGTCCCGGTGCGCGTGCGCCCGCACGAACTGCTCGAAGATGAGCGCGCGGATGGCCGCGGGAATGCCGAGCCCGTTGTCCTCGACGAGGAGCTGGAGCTCGCCGTTGCCGGTGCGGTGCCGGAGG includes:
- a CDS encoding TraR/DksA family transcriptional regulator encodes the protein MAHALKHAGDPLHQQARQEELKRILEDRRDLLNTELSGRLRGVRAEIGSRPNDGQDFGEIADTDMQDDIQFALLEMKAETLNKVHEALTRLEYGRYGHCRECGGEIAEARLRALPFALRCTDCEAARETTDQRMRAQARRAPLFEIGA
- a CDS encoding PAS domain S-box protein, whose product is MHPVPSDPPEHLWLDARLMLRSIVDTSEDAIVTKNTDGVVMTWNASAERMFGYSAAEAVGRHVSLIIPEDRRDEEVDIMARLRAGLLVRRFETIRRRRDGSLVHVELSISPIRDSAGALVGASKIARDLTDRRRAEAALLAEESRFRTLADNISQLAWMADPTGWIFWYNRRWFEYTGTTLDQMQGWGWRAVHHADHVERVVSRIQHSWDTGEPWEDTFPLRGADGEFRWFLSRALPIRDSGGAIVRWFGTNTDITELLRLESELTDANRRKDTFLAMLSHELRNPLGAIRTSVAVAKASQHDPRALGRALDVVQRQSAHVARLVGDLLDVSRITSERLTLHLQEADLAVIVRDAVDMMTPAFESAGVALSVAVPEAPVPVRVDSARVQQMIGNLLSNAARYTPAGGQAWLTVTCEADAIAIAVRDTGEGIEPGRLEAIFELFVQGELDSRRHQPGLGIGLSLVRHLARLHGGSAWAESEGPGRGTTVRIRMPRHAAPVDGRAPDGAAPADDDAPAATPAPVRRVLLVDDDVDSVEAFAALLRLHGHHVSVATSGEDALSILADAAPHVIFVDIGLPGIDGCETCRRMRAAGVTSVIAALTGWGQQHDRRRTAEAGFDHHLVKPVDPAEVLALVHEDRSQP
- a CDS encoding lipid-binding SYLF domain-containing protein, whose amino-acid sequence is MPYLSKFIHTVSAASLVLVAAAPAALAGDANTETERLQTSAVVLRELVDTPDDAIPQHILDRAEAVVVIPTLVKGGFILGAEHGKGVMSVRDRATGHWSLPSFVQITGGSIGWQIGVQSTDLVLLVMNADGVDDLLRSEFKLGANASVAAGPVGRSAEASTDATMSAKILAYSRSQGLFAGLSLQGAALRDDADANGDFYGREQSAREVFAMPTTPAPPAATAWLSALTSIAPFSR
- a CDS encoding phospholipase D-like domain-containing protein yields the protein MVRFSGPAVTGLQSGFAHNWQRSTGEVVHGGACYPPPVARGRHALQVILSSPETGGSNVQTMYYLAIACARRSILIANPYFVPDDVGLDLLVEAARRGVGVRVMVSGRRNDNWLARHNSVARYGALLEAGVEILEYNRSMLHHKVMVVDGHWLTVGTTNFDSRSFAHNEESNLTLVDAREAARLREAVAGLFADQV
- a CDS encoding lmo0937 family membrane protein; amino-acid sequence: MLNTILILLVVLWLLGMVSSYTMGGFIHLLLVICHRDDADSHHPGPQSRLTVARARP
- a CDS encoding YtxH domain-containing protein, producing the protein MHRTERDSRPGFAAGILSGALVGAGLALLLAPKTGVALRSDLAESVDSLRRAIADRYETLAARAGVQLENLGETVNTAAESLESRARAAVESARRKVRAVEPTA
- a CDS encoding sigma-54 dependent transcriptional regulator, with the translated sequence MTGRVAVVDDDRAFTEYLATWLGSRGLAVDVFHSGTSLLERLRAGAAPHVVLLDVAMPDLNGLDTLRAIRQSNPAAQVIMLSGRNAPATVIEAVRRGAADYVLKPDDPDGVGEAALESAINKALEREALASEVARLSALRREDPTGVQPCWGAGPAMQHVMTMVERVADSDVSVLLRGESGVGKEVIARELHRRSPRRAQDYVKVNCAALPADLLESELFGYERGAFTGAGATRIGKFEAAHNGTIVLDEIGEMPPGLQAKLLHVLQDRAFTRLGSNRPIEVDVRVISATNRDLEAMMRAGTFREDLYYRLQVIELRIPPLRERRDEIAPLVEFFMAKYASVYGRPPVRPSATLLHALQQYSWPGNIRELENMMKRLVVLQEEPLILAELDRLGATGAHVVAAPPPAPPADPPPGPPADASTLPPPAVPASPLAVDPPPAPEPGSTLPPAPVPPPTAANAPAAPDVDAGAAGAQPAAEPEPAQPAPVGLHAVAKAAAQKAERQAILEALARFRWNRRKVADHLDVSYKTLLTKMKECGISEPAPGP